TCCAACCTCAAACGTTCAAACATGAGCTACTGTATCAACCCCTGGTGCCTTCATCGCAAAAATTATGACGATCGAGAGTTTTGCCAGAATTGTGGCTCTAGTTTGACGATCAACGAGCGCTATCAAGTAATTAAGCCCTTACGAGAATTAGATAAAAATCACCACACAGAAATTTTTGAAATCGATAACTTAGGAACCATAAAGGTTTTAAAAGTTTTAACAAGCAATCGACGGCGCTTGATTGAACTGTTTGAGCAAGAAGCCAGAATTCCTAAGCATTTGAAGCATCTAGGAGTTCCGCAAGTCGATACTTATTTTTGTTTTTCTCCTAAAGACAGAACCGAACAATTGCATTGCTTGGTAATGGAGAAAATTCCCGGACAGAATCTCACTCATTGGTTGGAGGAAAATAAAGTACTATCTGAAGAACTGGCAATTAATTGGTTATTACAACTCGTCAAACTATTAGAAGGATTCCATCAAGAGCAAATTTTGCATCGAGATATTAAGCCATCTAATATCATGCTTCGTCCCGACGGAAAACTGGTATTGATTGACCTTGGTGCAGCAAGACAGATGACTATGACTTATGTCGAAAAACTACAAGGAGGTGACATTACCAGAGTTTATTCTATGGGATATACAGCACCAGAGCAAATGCAAGGTCAAGCTGTTTATCAATCAGATTTTTTCGCTCTAGGGCGGACTTTGGTAAATTTATTGACAGGTATACATCCTAATGAATTGCCGAAAGATCCTCAAACCGAACGGTTAATTTGGCGAAATCAAGCACCTCAGATTTCCACGGGGTTGGCAAATTTAATCGACGATTTGATGACACCATCGCCCCAAGAGCGACCTCTAGAACCACAGATAATTTTAGAGCAACTTAGGGTAAGGCAAGAACAAGACCGCCAGATTAATGAGTTAAGTGGAGGGCAAAAAAAATTATTCTCAAGAGAGAGAATTTTTGCTGTAAGTAACTTTAGTAGCATTTGGGGGAATTTTTGTAAAGTAATTATTCTGAGTTTAGCAATCGCCTTTTTCGTCATCGGTATCAGATATGTGGGACTACTCCAACCCTTTGAGTTAAAAACTTTCGATCGCGTGATGGCAATCCGACCAATAGAAAAACCAGATCCGCGCCTTTTGCTGATCACTATCGATGAAGCTGACATTCAATATCAAAATCAGATGCAAATGCCGATCCGATGGTCTTTATCCGATCTGGCACTCCTGCAACTTCTAGAAAAACTGGAGCCATATCAACCAAGAGCCATAGGCATAGATATCTATCGTGATTCCCCAGTCAACCCCAAATATCCCAATTTAGCAAATCGCCTGCGCTCCGACAATCGCTTTTTTGCTCCCTGTAAAGTTCCTGCTCCTGAAGATGGTGTTGCAGATGCTATTCCTCAACCTCCAGAAGTGCCAAAATCACGCTTGGGCTTTAGCGATTTTGTTGCAGACGATGACGAAATTGCTCGTCGCCATCTCTTACATTTAACTCCTCCAGTTGCGTCTTCTTGTGCCGCAGAATACGCCTTGAGTCTCCAGATAGCGCTCCATTATTTAGATAGAGAAGGCATTAAGCCAAATGTTACTTCAGATGAGCAATTACAAATTGGCAAAGTATTATTTAAGCAATTAACCGCTCATAGCGGTGGTTATCAACACATAGATGCATCAGGATATCAAATATTGCTTAATTACCGTTCTCTACGCTCTCCTGTAGATATTGCCCAGCAAGTCTCTCTCAGGGATATTTTAGAGGATCGGGTTACTCCTGAATTCATCAAATTAGTCAAAGATCGCATAGCGATCATTGGGGTCACTGCTGTCAGTGCTGCTGATGACTGGAAAACTCCCTACAGTGCTACAGCGCTTCCCGCTCGGAGAGAAATACCTGGAATGTTTGTCCAGGCTCAGGCCATCAGCCAGATTCTTAGTGCAGTTCTGGATGGGCGACCTTTAATTTGGTGGTGGCCTAGTTGGCTAGAAGCAATTTGGATTTGGGGATGGTCGTTGCTGGGTGGTATTCTTGCTTGGTATATTCGTCGCCCGTTGTATTTGGGACTGTCAGTTGCGATCGCACTATCCTTTCTATTCGGTATTTGCTGTATTATATTTTTCAACGCTGGATGGATACCACTTCTTCCACCTGCATTAGCACTAGTAACTATCCAAGTAGTAGTTGTATCATTAGTTCGACCGACTCGCTGATCCTGATTTAGTAAACGTCAAAAATTTTAGGTTTGAAATTATGACTGAGAAGAGACTACTTCTTAAATCGATCGGCCTGAGATATATTGTGCCTTTAGCGATCGCTAGTCTAACAATTTTTTCTTTACCAATACAGGCGCAAGTTATACAACCGAAATTACCTGACAACGGAGCGCCTATCGGTCGCCGCAGAGGAGGAACTAGTCGCAATGATTGTCCAGCAGTCAACATTCCAGTTACCGCCTTAGTTCCTGGTAAAGAGGCTTCGGGTGATTCTCAAGATTCTGCATCTTTTTTAGCATCAACCATCTCCGAACATCCGACATTTTGGGTCTATACCCCAGAGCTACCAAATAATGCTCGTTCTGGAGAATTTATATTACAAAATGAAGTCGGAGAAGATATTTATCAAAAGTCTTTAACCCTACCTCAAACAGCATCATTTATTGCTATTAGTCTGCCATCCAGCCCTAAATATTCTCTACAAATAGGTAAAAAGTATCATTGGTATTTCAAAATATATTGTGGAAAACCAGAACCAGAAACGGGATATTTTTACG
The Nostoc punctiforme PCC 73102 genome window above contains:
- a CDS encoding CHASE2 domain-containing protein — encoded protein: MSYCINPWCLHRKNYDDREFCQNCGSSLTINERYQVIKPLRELDKNHHTEIFEIDNLGTIKVLKVLTSNRRRLIELFEQEARIPKHLKHLGVPQVDTYFCFSPKDRTEQLHCLVMEKIPGQNLTHWLEENKVLSEELAINWLLQLVKLLEGFHQEQILHRDIKPSNIMLRPDGKLVLIDLGAARQMTMTYVEKLQGGDITRVYSMGYTAPEQMQGQAVYQSDFFALGRTLVNLLTGIHPNELPKDPQTERLIWRNQAPQISTGLANLIDDLMTPSPQERPLEPQIILEQLRVRQEQDRQINELSGGQKKLFSRERIFAVSNFSSIWGNFCKVIILSLAIAFFVIGIRYVGLLQPFELKTFDRVMAIRPIEKPDPRLLLITIDEADIQYQNQMQMPIRWSLSDLALLQLLEKLEPYQPRAIGIDIYRDSPVNPKYPNLANRLRSDNRFFAPCKVPAPEDGVADAIPQPPEVPKSRLGFSDFVADDDEIARRHLLHLTPPVASSCAAEYALSLQIALHYLDREGIKPNVTSDEQLQIGKVLFKQLTAHSGGYQHIDASGYQILLNYRSLRSPVDIAQQVSLRDILEDRVTPEFIKLVKDRIAIIGVTAVSAADDWKTPYSATALPARREIPGMFVQAQAISQILSAVLDGRPLIWWWPSWLEAIWIWGWSLLGGILAWYIRRPLYLGLSVAIALSFLFGICCIIFFNAGWIPLLPPALALVTIQVVVVSLVRPTR
- a CDS encoding DUF928 domain-containing protein, which encodes MTEKRLLLKSIGLRYIVPLAIASLTIFSLPIQAQVIQPKLPDNGAPIGRRRGGTSRNDCPAVNIPVTALVPGKEASGDSQDSASFLASTISEHPTFWVYTPELPNNARSGEFILQNEVGEDIYQKSLTLPQTASFIAISLPSSPKYSLQIGKKYHWYFKIYCGKPEPETGYFYVDAWIERIALTNDLDLKLKMQKSLKYITYFEQNIWYNALTNLGEQIRSNSQNNNFKTDWVNFLKSIDLQDISQEPVVIIDKL